GACGGTGCCGGTCAGGTCGGTCAGCAGGCCGCCGTGGCCGGGGCCGAGCGGGCCGCCGTGCCCGGGGCCCGGGCCCGTGCCGGGCCCGGTGCCGTCGCCGGCCCAGGTGCCGTGCCCGTCCGGGCCGCCGTGGCCGTGGGCGTGCGGCAGGTCGTTCTGGAACGGGCCGCCCGGCTGCTGGCCGTCCATCACGCTGACCGGCTGCCCGTCGGGGCCGAGCAGGTCCAGCGGGCGGCCGTCCGCGCCGAACTGGATCACCTGTCCGCCCGGGCCGGCCGCCCGGCCGGAGGCGTCCACGGTGACCGGGTGGCCGTCGTGGCCGGTCAGCAGGTGGCCGTCCGGGTCGGCGACCAGGCCGGCGACCTGGGTGCCGTCGGCGTCCAGCATCACCGGGTGGCCGTCGTCGCCGAGTTGGGGCTTGCCGTTCAGGCCGAGCGCCAGCGTGATGCCGGTGCCGACCAGCGCGCCGCCCAGGCCCACCAGCAGCGGCTTGCCGTTGCCGCCGAGCAGCGGCTTGCCGTCCTCGCCCATCGCCACGCCGGTGACCGGGGTACCGCTGGCGTCGACCAACTGCTGGGTTCCGTCCGGGCCCTGGGTGACCGTCAGGCCGTCCACGCCCTTGACCCGCTGCCCGTCCTCGCCGACCAGCACCGGGTTGCCGTGCCGGTCGGTGCGCACCGTGCCGTCGGCCTTGACCTCGGCGTGCAGGCCCGCGACGGCGGCCACCTCGACCGAGCGGGCCACCCCGGCCCGCGCCAGCGCCCCGGTGACCTTCCCGGAGCGGGCCGCCATCGAGGTCTCGCGCAGTTCGCCGTGCAGGCCCCGGCCGTCGGTCTGGGCGATCCGCTCCAGCGCGACCAGGGGCGGCTCCTTGGCCAGCGACCTGGCGGCCTCGCCCATGTCCCGGCCGAGCCGCTCCAGCAGCTGGCCGATCCTCGACTTGGCGTGCTCGACCGCGGCCAGCTCCTCGGCCTCGGCGGCCAGTTCCTTGACCGCGCCGACGGCCGCGCCGACCGCGCCGGTCACCAGCCCGCCCAGTCCGGTGGCGGCCTCCTTGCCGGCCTGCGCGATGTCCGCCTTGGCCTTGGCCTCGGCCGCGTCGGCCGCCCGGATCTTCTCGGTCAGCTCGGTGAGCACCGCGACGATGTCGGCCTTCACCTGGTCGGCCACCCCGGCCGCCTTGTCCAGCGCGGCGGCCACCAGCCCGGCCGCCGCCGCGGCGTCGTCCAGCTGGCCGCGCCCGCCGCCGCTGAACTGCCGCCAGTGGTCGGCGAAGGCGTCCACCGCGCGGCCCTTGTTCTCCCCCGACACCCGCTGCGCGGAGGCCGTGCCGCGGGCCACCAGGGCGTCCGCGTCCGACCCGAACTCGCGCCACAGGCCGGCCGCCCGGCGCAGCCCGTCCTCGTCCGCCTGCGGCCACGCGTGGCCGGTCCGCGCCAGCGCGGGGGCGAGTTCCTCCGGCAGGTTCCTGGACACGTGCTCCCCCTTCGGGTGGTACGGCTCGGCGCGCGCGGCGGCCCGCCAGGTGGACTGACTCCGGTTCAGGGCCGGCCGGTTGCGGTCGGGTGGTTCAGCGAGGGCGCGTCGAAGTCCGCGCTGATCTCCTGGTCGGTGCGGTCGGTGGTGTCCGCCATCGTGTGCAGCCCGCGCCCGATCCGGCCCAGCCGCTCCGACAGCCCCTGCAGCCCGGCCAGCGCGCCCTCCCGGGCCTCGCCGTACGCGGTGCCGAACGGCTGCCCCGGCTCGTCCTCGCCCCACGGCGCGCCCAGCGCCGCCAGGCCGCTCTCCAGCTGCTTCGCCGCGTTACCGAACTCGTCCGAGATCTTCTCGAACTCACGTCCCTCGCCGTGGAGTTCCCACGACCGGATGACGACCTCGTCGCCCATCTGCACTCCCCCGTGCAAGGGCGCCCGTGCGCCCGACCTATCGGCTGAGCCATCCTAGGACCACACTCCGCCCGCGCCGACCGGCCTGCGGCCCTTTTCACAGCCGTTTCACCTTCCCCGGCCGCCCGAAACCCCCGGAACCACCCCAACTCGGACGAACCCCCGGCAAAGCCGCGCCGCCGCAACCCCGGCCCGTCCCGCCCAGGCCATACCCTTGCCGGGTGGCACCAGCTGACAGCACCAAGAACAAGAAGACCAAGAAGCCCGCCAAGGCGGACAAGCCGGCGAAGACCGCCAAGGCCGACAAGCCGGCCAAGGCCAAGGGCCCCGTCGTCGACCTGGCGATGCCCGCCGTCCGCGAGGTCGCCCTCGACTTCCCGCGCGCCTGGGTCGAGTTCACCGACCCCGCCGACGAGGACCAGGTGTTCCGCTGCGACCTCACCTGGCTCACCTCCCGCTGGGGCTGCATCTTCGGCAAGGGCTGCCACGGCATCCAGCCCGGCCGCGGCGCCTCCGACGGCTGCTGCACCCTCGGCGCCCACTACTCCGACGAGGACGACGAGCAGCGCGTCGCCGGGCACGCCGCCCGGCTCACCCCCGACATCTGGGAGCACCACGCCGAGGGCACCGACGCCAGGGGCCGGGTCCGCCGCGACGGCGGCATCACCATGTTCGACGAGGACGGCGACCGCCAGACCCGCCGGGTCAACGGCGCCTGCCTCTTCCTCAACAGCCCCGGCTTCCCCGGCGGCGCCGGCTGCGCCCTGCACGTCCTGGCCCTGCGCGAGGGCCTCGAACCGCTGGAGACCAAGCCCGACGTCTGCTGGCAGCTGCCGGTGCGCCGCACCTACGACTGGATCGACCGGCCCGACGACACCCGCTACCTCCAGGTCTCCATCGGCGAGTACGACCGCCGCGGCTGGGGCCCCGGCGGCCACGACCTGCACTGGTGGTGCACCGGCTCCCCCGAGGCCCACCACGCGCCCGACCCGGTCTACGTCTCCTACCGCCCCGAGCTCACCGAGCTCATGGGCCGGGCCGCGTACGACCAGCTCGTCGCTCTCTGCCAGGCCCACGACACCCGGCTGGCCCCGCACCCCGCGGACCGGTAGCGCCCGGGAGCGGGCCCCCGCCGGGGCCCGCTCACTTGTCGATGTCGCCGACCACGAAGAACATCGACCCCAGGATCGCCACCATGTCCGCCACCAGCGTCCCCGGCAGCAGCTCGGTCAGCGCCTGGACGTTGTTGAAGGACGCCGAGCGCAGCTTGAGCCGCCACGGCGTCTTCTCGCCGCGCGAGACCAGGTAGTACCCGTTCAGGCCGAGCGGGTTCTCGGTCCAGGCGTACGTCTCGCCCTCCGGCGCCTTGAGCACCTTGGGCAGCCGCAGGTTGACCGGCCCGGCGGGCAGGTCGGCCAGCCGGTCGAGGCACGCGTCGGCGAGGTCGAGGGAGTTGGCGGTCTGCTCCAGCAGGCACTCGAACCGGGCCAGGCAGTCGCCCTCCTCCCGGACGGCCACCTTCAGGACGTCCCGCAGCTCCCCGTACCCGAGGTAGGGCTCGTCGCGGCGCAGGTCGAAGTCGACGCCGCTGGCCCGGGCGATCGGCCCGCTGACGCCGTACGCGTGCACGTGCGCGCGGGAGAGGACGCCGACGCCCGCCGTGCGGCCGCGGAAGATCTCGTTGCCGAGCACCAGGTCCTCGAAGACCGGCAGCTGCCCGCGCACCACGCCGACCGCGCGCCGGACCCGGCCGAGCCAGCCGGCCGGGAGGTCCTCCTTGAGGCCGCCGACCCGGTTGAACATGTAGTGCATCCGGCCGCCGGAGGCCTCCTCCAGGACGTGCTGGAGCTCCTCGCGGCCGTTGAAGGAGTGGAAGATCGGGGTGATGCCGCCCAGTTCCAGCGGGTAGGAGCCGAGGAACATCAGGTGGTTGAGGACGCGGTTGAGCTCGGCCAGCAGCGTCCGCAGCCAGACCGCCCGCTCGGGGACCTCCATGCCGAGCATCCGCTCGACGGCCAGCACCACGCCCAGCTCGTTGGCGAACGCGGAGAGCCAGTCGTGCCGGTTGGCCAGCATGATGATCTGCCGGTAGTCGCGGGCCTCGAAGAGCTTCTCCGCGCCCCGGTGCATGTAGCCGATCACCGGCTCGGCGGAGGTGATCCGCTCCCCGTCGAGCACCAGCTTCAGGCGGAGCACGCCGTGCGTGGACGGGTGCTGCGGGCCGATGTTGAGCACCATGTCGGTGCTGCCGCCGTCGCCGGGGAGCGTCTGCGCGCCCGGGCCGATGCCGACCGTGGTCTCCGTCATGGCCGTCGCCTCCTTCTACGAGGGGAGAGTCTGCCATCCCGGCAGGCCCGCGAGGTCGTCCGGTACCGGCATCCGGACGGCCTGGACCAGCCAGTGGAACGCGCCGAGCCCGCCCGGGTCGGTGAGCTCGGCGGCCTCGCCCGCCCCGCCGAGGGCGCGCAGGTAGGCCGCCGGGTCGCTGCCCGCCAGCGCCAGCGGCGGGCGGGCGCCGCTGACGCCCAGCGCGTGCAGCGCCTCGCGCTGGGTGGTGAGCAGCGCCGGGTGCCCGGCGACCGCCGCCGCGTCGAGCGCGACGTGCGCGGTCAGGTCGCGGGAGCCGTCGGGGACGGGGGCGCACTCGCGGCCGTCCCGGAAGCCGGTCAGGGTGCCGAACGGCGGCCGGGCCGCCCGCAGGTGCCCGTAGTCGACGGCCACCGCCAGGCCCCGCTCCAGGGTGCCGACGGCCGCGGCCCAGGCGGCGTCCCGCGGCCCGCCCAGCTCGACCCGCTCCCCGTCCGGCCACCAGCGCCCGGCCCAGGCCGCGTCCGGCGGGTCCACCGGCCCGCCGGGCCGCTCCGCCCCGTCCGGCGCGACCTCGACGTAGCGCAGCCGCCCGTCCGCGCCGCGCTCGGCGACCTCCAGCGGGACGTTGTCCAGCCACTCGTTGGCGAACAGCAGGCCCCGGACGCCGGCGGGCGGCTCGGCGGACCAGCCGATCTCGGCGGGCAGGCCGGGCGGGCGGTCGGCCAGCTCGACGGCCCGGAGGTCCACCCGTCCGCGCAGCCCGGCGGGGAGCAGGTCGCGCACCGCGAGGGTGAGTTCGCCGCGGCCGGCGCCGACGTCGACGAAGGCCAGCCGCTCCGGCCGGCCGAGCGCCGCGTCGACCCCCGCCAGCAGGCGGGTGACGGCGGCGGCGAAGCGCGCGGAGGCGTGCACCGAGGTGCGGAAGTGCCCGGCCGGGCCCTCCGGGCGGCGGTAGAAGCCGCCGTCGGGCCGGTACAGGGCGTGTTCGATCGCGGGCCGCCACCGCATCCATGTCATGGCGGGCGACGTTACCTGGGCGGGTCCGCCTCCACCCTGGGGAGTAGCCCCGGATCGCCCTCGCGGCGGAGCAGAACGGCCCCGCGGACTCCCTACGCTGGAGACGTGCATCGACTCAACGCCTGGCTCCGCCGACATCCCGTGGTCGTCGACTCCGGCTGGGCGCTGCTCGTCCTGATGCTCGGCGTGCTCGCCGCGGTCGAGTCGAACGGCGTGCCGGACGCCCCGCTGCCCTCCTGGAAGCACTACGCCGGCGTCGCGGTCGCCGTCCTGCTGCCCGCCCTGATGGTGGTGCGCCGCCGCCGGCCGGACGCCACCACCGCGGCGGCCGTCGCGCTCGGCCTCGGCCAGGTCGCGTTCGGGATCGACCCCAACGTGTCGAGCGTCGCCTACCTGGTGTTCGGCTACACCGGCGCCGCGTTCGGCCACGCCTGGACGTCCCGGCTGGCGCTGGCGGCGAGCCTGGCGGCCGGCCCGCTGACGCTGTGGCGGCTGACGCCCGCGGAGCAGCGCCAGAGCGGCTACGGGGCGGTGTTCCTGGCCGTGCTGATGACCACCCCGTTCGTGCTGTGCTGGGCCTGGGGACGGCTCACCCGGGTCCGCCGCGCCTACCTGGTCGAGCTGGAGGACCGGGCCGCCCGGCTGGAGCGCGAGCGCGACGCCCAGGCCCAGGTCGCGGTCGCCGCCGAGCGCGCCCGGATCGCCCGCGAGCTGCACGACGTGGTCGCGCACAACGTCTCGGTGATGATCGTCCAGGCCGACGGCGCCGCCTACGTGATGGACTCCTCCCCGCAGCAGGCCAAGGAGGCGCTCGGCACCATCGCGTCCACCGGTCGCCAGGCCCTCGCCGAGATGCGCCGCCTGCTCGGGGTGCTGCGCACCGCCGACACGGCCGGCGAGTACGTGCCGCAGCCCGGCGTCGAGGAGCTGCCCGACCTGCTGGAGCAGGTCCGCACGGCCGGCCTGCCGGTCGAGTTCGCCACCACCGGCCAGGTCCGCGAACTGCCCCGCGGCCTGGAGCTGACGGTCTACCGGATCGTCCAGGAGGCGCTCACCAACGTCCGCAAGCACGGCGGGCCGGACGCCCGGGCCCGGGTCGCCGTCGACTTCCGGGACGGCGACCTGGAAGTCCTGGTCGAGGACGACGGCCGCGGCTCCACCCGCGAACAGCTCTCCGGCGGCGCCGACGGGCTCGGCCACGGCCTGATCGGCATGCGCGAACGCGTCGGTATGGTCAGCGGCAGCCTGGACGTCGGGCCCCGGCCCGGCGGCGGCTTCCGGATTCGGGCCGTCCTGCCGCTCAGAGCGTCCGCCTGACCCACCCGCCCCCACGTAAGGAGACCCGAGCGATGCCGATCCGCGTCATGCTGGTCGACGACCAGGAACTGCTGCGCACCGGCTTCCGGATGGTCCTGCAGTCACAGGGCGACATCGAGATCGCCGCCGAGGCGGGCGACGGCCAGCAGGCCGTCGACGTGCTGCGCACCGCCGAGGTCGACGTGATCCTGATGGACGTCCGGATGCCCCGGCTCGACGGCGTCCAGGCCACCCGCCGGATCTGCCTGGACGAGCACGGCACCCCGATCGAGGGCGCCCCCCGGGTCCTCATCCTCACCACCTTCGACCTGGACGAGTACGCCTTCGCCGCGCTCAAGGCCGGCGCCTCCGGCTTCCTGCTCAAGGACGTCCCGCCCACCGAGCTGGTCGCCGCGATCCGCTCCGTGCACGGCGGCGACGCGGTGGTCGCCCCCACCACCACCCGCCGCATGATCGACCGCTTCGCCGAGGTCCTCCCCACCCCGCCGGCACCCCCGGCTCCCCCCTCCTCGGCCCGCTCACCGACCGCGAGCGCGAGGTCTTCCTGCTGGTCGCCCAGGGCCTCTCCAACGGCGAGATCGCCGCCCGCCTGGTCCTCTCCGAAGCCACCGTCAAGACCCACGTCGGCCGCATCCTCGCCAAACTCGGCCTCCGCGACCGCGTCCAGGCCGTCGTCCTCGCCTACGAGAACGGCCTCGTCCGAGCCGGCGAGACCCCCTGACGGGGGCCGCCGCCCCGGCCCGCGCACCCCCGGCCCGGACGCACGGGTGGGCGGGCCGGAAACCCCCGTACCATTGACCGGTACGTCTGGTACCCCTAGAGGACTGGAACGGAAGAGTGCTGCCCGACTTCGGAGACCCCTCCGACCCCGGTAACCGCCCCGCCCGACTCACCGTGGGCGTCCTCGGCGCCGGCCGCGTCGGCCCCGCCCTGGGCGCCGCCCTGCAACTCGCCGGTCACCGCGTGGTCGCCGCGTCCGGCGTCTCCGCCGCGTCCCGCCGCCGGGCCGAGGCCCTGCTGCCGGGGGTGCGGCTGGTCGCGCCCCCGCAGGTGACGGCCGCCGCGGACCTGGTGCTGCTGACCGTCCCGGACGACGCCCTGCCCGGTCTCGTGCAGGGCCTGGCCGCGACCGGCGCGGTCCGCCCGGGCCAGCTGCTCGTGCACACCTCGGGCGCGCACGGCGTGGCCGTGCTGGAGCCCGCCGCCCGGGCGGGTGCGCTGCCGCTGGCGCTGCACCCCGCGATGACCTTCACCGGCACCTCGGTGGACGTGGCCCGGCTGGCCGGCTGCCCGTTCGGGGTGACCGCCCCGGAGGAGCTGCGCCCGGTCGCCGAGGCCCTGGTGGTGGAGATGGGCGGCGAGCCGTCCTGGATTCCCGAGGAGGTCCGGCCGCTCTACCACACGGCGCTCGCGCACGGCGCGAACCACCTGGTGACGCTGGTCGCGCAGGCGATGGAGCTGCTGCGCACGGCGGGCGTCCAGGAACCCGGCCAGATGCTCGGCCCGCTGCTGGGCGCGGCCCTGGACAACGCCCTGCGCTCGGGCGACCTCGCGCTGACCGGCCCGGTGGCCCGCGGCGACGTCGGGACGGTGCGCACGCACCTGGACCGACTCGCTACGGTGACCCCGGACATCGGCCAGGCGTACCGGGCGATGGCGCGGGCGACCGCCCAGCGCGCGGTGGCCAACAGCACGTTGAAGCCGGAGCCGGCGGCGGCGCTGCTGGACGTACTGAACGAGGAGAAGCACTGATGGCACGCGACAGGCGCCCGGCGAAGGCCCCGAAGGCGGCGAAGGCCCGCACGGCGGTGCTGACCCGCACCGTGGAGGAGTTCGAGGCCGCGTTCTGGCCGGACGAGCAGCCGGTGGACAACGCCGTGGTGATGACCATGGGCGCGCTGCACGCGGGCCACGCGGCGCTGGTGCGGGAGGCCCGCCGCCGGGTCGGCCGGGACGGCCGGGTCGCGGTGACGGTCTTCGTGAACCCGCTGCAGTTCGGCGCCGGCGAGGACCTGGACCGCTACCCGCGCACCCTGGACGCGGACCTCGCGCTCGCCGAGGAGGCGGGCGCGGACGTGGTGTTCGCCCCGTCCGTGGACGAGGTGTACCCGAACGGCGAGCCGCTGGTGCGGCTCTCGGCCGGCCCGATGGGCGAGGGCTTCGAGGGCGCGTCCCGCCCGGGGCACTTCGACGGGATGCTGACCGTGGTCGCCAAGCTGCTGCACATCACCGACCCGGACTTCGCGGTGTTCGGCGAGAAGGACGCCCAGCAGCTGGCGCTCGTCCGCCGGATGGTCGCCGACCTGGACTTCGACGTGGAGGTGGTCGGCGTCCCGACCGTCCGCGAGGAGGACGGCCTGGCGCTGTCCTCCCGCAACCGCTTCCTCTCTGCGGCCGAGCGCACGCAGGCGCTCGCCCTCTCCCGCGCCCTGTTCGCCGGCCGGGACGCCGGCGCGCAGGGCCCCAAGGCCGTCCGCGAGGCGGCCGCCGCCGTGCTGGAGGGCGCGGACGGCCTCTCCCCCGACTACCTCGCCCTGGTCGATCCGCTCTCCTTCACCGAGGCGCCGGACGACTTCCGGGGCGAGGCGGTGCTCGCCGTCGCGGCCCGGGTCGGCTCGACCCGGCTGATCGACAACGTGAGCGTCATCGTCCGCTAGCCCGGACGCCCGGGGCGGCCGGCCTCCCGAGGTCCCGGCCGCTCCGTCCACCACCGGTAGGCACCACCAGGCATGCACTCACAGGAGGCGTGACCCATGTTCCGCACCATGCTCAAGTCCAAGATCCACCGTGCCACCGTCACCCAGGCCGACCTGCACTACGTCGGTTCGGTGACGGTCGACGAGGACCTGCTCGACGCCGCGGACCTGCTCCCCGGCGAGCTGGTCCACATCGTCGACATCAACAACGGCGCCCGGCTGGAGACCTACACCATCGCCGGCCCGCGCGGCTCGGGCGTCATAGGCATCAACGGCGCCGCCGCGCGCCTGGTCCACCCCGGCGACCTGGTGATCCTGATCGCCTACGGGCAGATGGACACCGCCGAGGCCAAGGCGTACCTGCCGAAGGTGGTGTTCGTCGACGAGCGCAACCGGATCACCGGCCTCGGCGGCGACCCCGCGGACGCCCCCGAGGGCAGCGGACTGGTGCGCGGGGACGGCGCGTACGGTGGTGCGAACGGCGCGGCCGACGCCGCCGCGCGCTGAAGGAGCAGCTGAACCCATGTCGCACCGCCTGACCGCCCCCGCCCCCGGCTGGACCACGAGCACCGACGTGGTCGTGATCGGCTCCGGCGTGGCCGGGCTCACCGTCGCGCTCAACGCCCGCAAGGCCGGCCTGCGGGCCATGGTGGTCACCAAGGCGGTGCTGGACGAGGGCTCCACCCGCTGGGCCCAGGGCGGCATCGCCGCCGCCCTGGGCGAGGGCGACACCCCGGAGCAGCACCTCCAGGACACCCTGGTCGCGGGCGCCGGCCTGTGCGACGAGGAGGCGGTGCGCACCCTGGTCACCGAGGGCCCGGACGCGGTGCGCCGGCTCATCGAGGCGGGCGCCGAGTTCGACCTCGACGAGGACGGCGAGATCGTGCTGACCCGCGAGGGCGGCCACCACCGCCGCCGGATCGCGCACGCCGGCGGCGACGCCACCGGCGCCGAGATCGAGCGCGCCCTGGTCGCCGCGATCGAGGCCGACCCGGGCCTGGAGCTGATCGAGCACGCCCTGGTCCTGGACCTGCTCACCGACGCCGACGGGCACGCCTCCGGCGTCACCCTGCACGTGATGGGCGAGGGCCAGCGCGACGGCGTCGGCGCGATCCTGGCCCGGGCCGTGGTGCTGGCCACCGGCGGCATGGGCCAGGTCTTCTCGGCCACCACCAACCCGGCGGTCTCCACCGGCGACGGCGTCGCGCTCGCCCTGCGGGCCGGCGCCGAGGTCACCGACCTGGAGTTCGTCCAGTTCCACCCGACCGTGCTGTTCCTCGGCCCGGACGCCCAGGGCCAGCAGCCGCTGGTCTCCGAGGCGGTCCGCGGCGAGGGCGCGCACCTGGTCGACGCGGACGGGGTCCGCTTCATGGTCGGCCAGCACGAACTGGCCGAACTCGCCCCGCGCGACATCGTCGCCAAGGCGATCATCCGCCGGATGCACGAGCAGGGCGCCCGGCACATGTACCTGGACGGGCGGCACTTCGGCGCCGAGATGTGGGAGCACCGCTTCCCCACCATCCTGGCCGCCTGCCGGGCGCACGGCATCGACCCGGTCACCGAGCCGATCCCGGTCTCCCCGGCCGCCCACCACGCCTCCGGCGGCGTCCGCACCGACCTGCACGGCCGCACCACCGTCCCGGGCCTGTACGCCTGCGGCGAGGTCGCCTGCACCGGCGTGCACGGCGCCAACCGGCTGGCCTCCAACTCGCTGCTGGAGGGCCTGGTCTTCGCCGAGCGGATCGCCGCCGACCTGGCCGCGCTGAACGCCGCCGGCCGGCTCCCGGCCCGCACCGTCACCACCGACGCGGCGCACGCGGCCGAGCCCGTCCCGCTGCTGCCCGCCGGGGCCCGCGGCGAGCTCCAGCAGCTGATGTCCGCCGGCGCGGGCGTGATCCGCTCCGCGGACTCGCTGGCCGCCACCGCCAAGGGCCTGGCCGGCCTGGCCGACCCGGACCACCCCGGCTCCCCGTCCGTGGAGACCTGGGAGGCCACCAACCTGCACCAGGTCGCCACCGCCCTCACCGCCTCCGCCGCCCTGCGCCAGGAGACCCGCGGCTGCCACTGGCGCGAGGACTTCCCCGACCGCGACGACGCCCACTGGCACCGCCACGTCGTCCACCCGCTCGCCGGCTGACGTCCGCGAGCGCACCCCCGCCAGCCGATCCCCGTACCGCCGAAACCTGGAGCCCTGCCACCATGTCCCACTCCGAACTGCCCCTCCTGTCCACCGAGTCCGGCGGCTGCGGCGACGGCTGCGCGTGCGGCGAGGGCGAGGAGTACGAGACCGGTCTCGACCCGGCGCTCGCCGCCCTGCTGGAGGACGCCGGGCTGGACCCGGTCGAGGTGGAGGACGTGGCGATGACGGCCCTGTCCGAGGACCTGGCCGGCGGCGAGGACGTCACCTCGGTGGCGACCGTCCCGGCCGAGGCCGTCGCCACCGCGGACTTCACCGCCCGCCAGGCGGGCGTGGTGGCCGGTCTGCGGGTGGCGGAGGCCGTCGTCTCGCTGGTCTGCGAGGAGGAGTTCGAGGTCGAGCGGCACGTCGAGGACGGCGAGCGGGTCGCCCCCGGCCAGGTGCTGCTCTCGGTGCGCAGCCGCACCCGGGACCTGCTCACCGCCGAGCGCTCGGCGCTGAACCTGCTCTGCCACCTGTCCGGCATCGCCACCGCGACCCGGGCCTGGGCGGACGCGCTGGAGGGCACCGGCGCGGTGGTCCGCGACACCCGCAAGACCACCCCGGGCCTGCGCGCGCTGGAGAAGTTCGCGGTGCGGGCCGGCGGCGGCGCCAACCACCGGATGGCGCTCTCGGACGCCGCGCTGGTCAAGGACAACCACGTGGTCGCCGCGGGCGGCGTGGTGGAGGCGTTCACCGCCGTGCGCGAGGCGTTCCCGGAGCTGCCGATCGAGGTCGAGGTGGACACGGTCGAGCAGATCGCGCCCGTCCTGGAGGCCGGCGCCGACCTGATCCTGCTGGACAACTTCACCCCCGCGCAGCTGCGCGAGGCGGTCGCGCTGGTCGCGGGCCGGGCGAAGCTGGAGGCTTCCGGCGGCCTGACCCTGGCCACCGCGCGCGAGGTCGCCGAGACCGGGGTCGACTACCTGGCCGTCGGCGCCCTGACGCACTCCGCCCCGATCCTCGACATCGGCCTGGACCTCCGCAGCTCCTGACCCTTCGAACCCCGACCCTTCGAAGCAGAAAGCGCCCCCATGCTCCTCACCATCGACGTCGGCAACACCCAGACCACGCTCGGCCTGTTCGACGGCGAGGAGATCGTCGAGCACTGGCGGATCTCCACCGACCCGCGCCGCACCGCGGACGAACTCGCGGTGCTGATGCAGGGCCTGATGGGCGCCCACCCGATCGTCTCGGCGGACGACCGGGTGGCCGGCCTGGCGATCTGCTCCTCGGTGCCGGCCGTCCTGCACGAACTGCGCGAGGTGACCCGCCGCTACTACGGGGACGTCCCGGCGGTGATCGTCGAGCCGGGCGTGAAGACCGGCGTGCACGTGCTGATGGACAACCCGAAGGAGGTCGGCGCGGACCGGATCGTCAACGCGCTGGCCGCCAACCACCTGTACGGCGGCCCGTGCATCGTGGTCGACTTCGGCACCGCGACCACCTTCGACGCGATCAACGCGCGCGGCGACTACGTGGGCGGCGCGATCGCCCCGGGCATCGAGATCTCGGTGGACGCCCTGGGCGGCCGGACCGCGATGCTCCGCAAGATCGAGCTGGCCCGCCCGCGGAACGTGATCGGCAAGAACACCGTCGAGGGCATGCAGTCGGGCATCCTGTACGGCTTCGCCGGCCAGGTCGACGGCCTGGTCAACCGGATGGCCAAGGAACTCTCCAAGGACCCGAACGACGTCCAGGTGATCGCCACCGGCGGCCTGGCCCCGCTGGTGCTCGGCGAGGCCGACTCGATCGACGTGCACGAGCCCTGGCTGACCCTGATCGGCCTGCGCCTGATCTTCGAACGCAACCGCCCGGCCACCGCCGCCTGACGCCCCCGGCCACCGCCGCCCGACGCCCCCGGCCACCGCCGCCCGACACCCCGACCGCCCCGCCCGGGCCCCGGTCCGCCCCGGCGGGCGCCGGGGCCCGCCGCGTTCCCGGGGCGCGGTCGGCCCACGGGCCATCTCATAGGCCAATCGGGACAAACACGTCATCAATCGCCATAAGTCGGACGCACGACACGTACTGTCGACCCATGCCAACGCCACACGGATCGCGCGGCGGCATGGCCTTCAGCGCCGATGAAGTCCGGGTGCTGCGCCGTGTCCTCGCC
This is a stretch of genomic DNA from Kitasatospora fiedleri. It encodes these proteins:
- the nadC gene encoding carboxylating nicotinate-nucleotide diphosphorylase, whose amino-acid sequence is MSHSELPLLSTESGGCGDGCACGEGEEYETGLDPALAALLEDAGLDPVEVEDVAMTALSEDLAGGEDVTSVATVPAEAVATADFTARQAGVVAGLRVAEAVVSLVCEEEFEVERHVEDGERVAPGQVLLSVRSRTRDLLTAERSALNLLCHLSGIATATRAWADALEGTGAVVRDTRKTTPGLRALEKFAVRAGGGANHRMALSDAALVKDNHVVAAGGVVEAFTAVREAFPELPIEVEVDTVEQIAPVLEAGADLILLDNFTPAQLREAVALVAGRAKLEASGGLTLATAREVAETGVDYLAVGALTHSAPILDIGLDLRSS
- a CDS encoding L-aspartate oxidase, giving the protein MSHRLTAPAPGWTTSTDVVVIGSGVAGLTVALNARKAGLRAMVVTKAVLDEGSTRWAQGGIAAALGEGDTPEQHLQDTLVAGAGLCDEEAVRTLVTEGPDAVRRLIEAGAEFDLDEDGEIVLTREGGHHRRRIAHAGGDATGAEIERALVAAIEADPGLELIEHALVLDLLTDADGHASGVTLHVMGEGQRDGVGAILARAVVLATGGMGQVFSATTNPAVSTGDGVALALRAGAEVTDLEFVQFHPTVLFLGPDAQGQQPLVSEAVRGEGAHLVDADGVRFMVGQHELAELAPRDIVAKAIIRRMHEQGARHMYLDGRHFGAEMWEHRFPTILAACRAHGIDPVTEPIPVSPAAHHASGGVRTDLHGRTTVPGLYACGEVACTGVHGANRLASNSLLEGLVFAERIAADLAALNAAGRLPARTVTTDAAHAAEPVPLLPAGARGELQQLMSAGAGVIRSADSLAATAKGLAGLADPDHPGSPSVETWEATNLHQVATALTASAALRQETRGCHWREDFPDRDDAHWHRHVVHPLAG
- a CDS encoding type III pantothenate kinase; this translates as MLLTIDVGNTQTTLGLFDGEEIVEHWRISTDPRRTADELAVLMQGLMGAHPIVSADDRVAGLAICSSVPAVLHELREVTRRYYGDVPAVIVEPGVKTGVHVLMDNPKEVGADRIVNALAANHLYGGPCIVVDFGTATTFDAINARGDYVGGAIAPGIEISVDALGGRTAMLRKIELARPRNVIGKNTVEGMQSGILYGFAGQVDGLVNRMAKELSKDPNDVQVIATGGLAPLVLGEADSIDVHEPWLTLIGLRLIFERNRPATAA